In Corynebacterium ulcerans, one genomic interval encodes:
- a CDS encoding penicillin-binding transpeptidase domain-containing protein gives MNRSIHFTSVFALLLILVLLVNLTRIQGFSQEKYAQSPYNRRAFIEAKSQARGQISAGGQVLAESYKDENGYYQRRYVTNPIAYGPVQGYLSDIYGAAGLESSYNGILNGTDDSLGFSRWWDDILGKEHKGANVELTLIPSVQEVAYSQLANAGYEGAVVALRPSTGEVLAMASTPSFNSEAIVDPATAESTWAALNADPGNPLLNHATQEILPPGSTFKVITAAAGLNAGYGPDSKLTGQSQITLPGTTATLENYAGQTCAGSNEVTLATAFQLSCNTAFVQMGIDTGAEKLQEAANAFGVGDSYDLGIGMARGTIGDISSAAARGQSAIGQKDVAMSVLQNAVVAATVANGGKRMEPHLVSKIVGHDLKTISETKPRELNQAITPQVSTTLTELMRLSERHTAGYTGADIASKTGTAEHGEDSRNSNPHAWYIAFGPSVNADVAVAVVVKNGGSAGQAATGGSVAAPIGRAVIAAAQAAHGAQR, from the coding sequence ATGAACCGATCAATCCATTTTACCAGCGTCTTCGCTCTTCTTCTCATTCTGGTTCTCCTGGTGAATCTGACCAGGATCCAAGGCTTTAGCCAAGAAAAGTATGCGCAGAGTCCTTACAACCGGCGTGCCTTCATCGAGGCAAAGTCGCAGGCCCGCGGCCAAATTTCCGCCGGAGGTCAAGTACTAGCTGAGTCCTATAAAGATGAAAATGGCTACTACCAGCGCCGTTACGTCACCAATCCCATCGCTTACGGCCCTGTGCAGGGATATCTATCCGATATCTATGGAGCTGCGGGCTTGGAGTCGAGCTACAACGGGATCCTCAACGGAACGGATGATTCTCTGGGATTCTCGCGTTGGTGGGACGATATCCTAGGCAAAGAGCATAAAGGCGCTAACGTAGAGCTCACGCTGATTCCTAGTGTGCAAGAGGTGGCATACAGCCAGTTGGCTAACGCTGGCTATGAGGGCGCCGTAGTAGCGCTGCGCCCCTCTACTGGCGAGGTCCTAGCCATGGCGTCTACCCCAAGTTTCAACTCTGAGGCAATCGTCGATCCCGCGACTGCAGAATCTACATGGGCAGCGCTCAATGCCGATCCGGGAAACCCGCTTCTCAACCATGCGACCCAGGAGATCCTGCCACCTGGCTCCACATTCAAAGTGATCACGGCCGCTGCGGGTCTCAACGCCGGATATGGCCCAGACTCCAAGCTCACTGGCCAGTCTCAAATCACGCTTCCGGGAACCACGGCAACATTGGAGAACTACGCTGGTCAAACGTGCGCCGGTTCCAATGAAGTCACCCTGGCTACGGCCTTCCAGCTGTCCTGTAACACGGCCTTTGTTCAGATGGGCATCGATACAGGAGCTGAGAAGCTGCAGGAAGCAGCCAACGCTTTTGGCGTCGGGGATTCCTACGACCTCGGCATCGGTATGGCACGCGGAACGATTGGAGATATTTCCTCCGCCGCAGCTCGTGGACAGTCCGCGATCGGACAAAAAGACGTAGCGATGTCTGTTCTGCAAAATGCAGTCGTTGCTGCGACAGTGGCCAATGGGGGCAAGCGGATGGAGCCACACCTGGTATCCAAGATCGTCGGCCACGATTTGAAGACGATTTCTGAGACCAAACCCCGCGAGCTCAATCAAGCGATAACGCCTCAAGTAAGCACAACGCTCACCGAACTCATGAGGCTTTCAGAGCGTCATACAGCGGGATACACAGGAGCGGACATCGCCTCCAAGACGGGTACTGCCGAACACGGTGAGGATTCCCGAAACTCCAACCCACACGCCTGGTATATCGCTTTTGGCCCCTCTGTTAACGCCGATGTTGCCG
- a CDS encoding FtsW/RodA/SpoVE family cell cycle protein, whose product MSFAQRLASRRIEFGLLVLATVLIGVTLINLNMAQGLKVTTETLWVIGGFIGVFTIAHLAICFTAPHADQLMLPVASVLNGLGLVTVYRLDLASGKSLASRQVIWTLVAIILMIVVLVVIRDHRILSRYSYILGLLGLVLLALPLVWPTKMNADANIWISIGPFSVQPGEFSKILLLLFFAQLLVNKRALFNVAGYRLFGLEFPRLRDLGPILAVWFFAILVMAGENDFGPALLLFSTVLGMLYLATNRVSWLLIGAMLVGIGGTALYQISSKIQSRVTNFRDPLANFNGTGYQLSQSLFGLSSGGVAGSGLGQGHPNLIPVAESDFILAAIGEEIGLVGLAAILVLFAIFVTRGFRTALRARDSYGKLVASGLSLTIAIQVFVVTAGITALMPMTGLTTPFMSQGGSSLMANYILLGLILRISHSAHSAQSGAVGAATQDGSSAGRRSVVSEEAQR is encoded by the coding sequence ATGTCTTTTGCTCAACGTCTTGCCTCACGACGCATCGAGTTCGGGCTGCTTGTCCTAGCCACCGTCCTGATCGGGGTCACCCTGATCAATCTGAACATGGCGCAAGGCCTCAAAGTAACCACGGAAACGTTGTGGGTGATCGGTGGATTCATCGGGGTCTTCACCATTGCGCACCTCGCCATTTGTTTCACGGCTCCCCATGCAGACCAGCTCATGCTCCCCGTGGCCAGTGTGCTTAATGGACTCGGGCTCGTCACCGTTTATAGGCTGGACCTAGCCAGCGGAAAATCATTGGCTAGCCGGCAGGTTATATGGACACTCGTGGCCATCATTTTGATGATCGTGGTGCTCGTCGTGATTCGCGATCATCGAATACTCTCCCGTTATTCCTACATCCTGGGGCTTCTTGGACTTGTGCTTCTTGCACTGCCGCTCGTATGGCCCACCAAGATGAACGCCGACGCGAATATCTGGATCTCTATCGGGCCTTTCTCCGTCCAGCCTGGCGAGTTTTCCAAGATTCTGCTGCTGCTCTTCTTCGCACAACTATTAGTGAACAAACGAGCACTGTTCAATGTGGCAGGCTACCGGCTCTTTGGTCTCGAGTTCCCTCGACTACGCGACCTCGGACCTATCTTGGCAGTATGGTTCTTTGCCATCCTGGTGATGGCCGGAGAAAATGACTTTGGCCCAGCACTCCTGCTGTTCAGCACAGTATTAGGCATGCTCTACCTGGCCACCAACCGCGTCTCATGGCTCCTGATCGGCGCCATGCTCGTGGGTATCGGTGGAACCGCGCTGTACCAGATCTCTTCCAAGATCCAATCCCGCGTCACCAACTTTAGGGACCCCCTGGCCAACTTCAATGGCACGGGATATCAGCTCTCGCAGTCTTTGTTCGGGCTTTCCTCCGGCGGGGTCGCCGGTTCAGGTCTTGGACAAGGCCATCCAAATCTCATCCCAGTCGCAGAGTCTGACTTCATCCTTGCCGCTATTGGCGAGGAGATCGGGCTCGTAGGGCTGGCAGCCATTCTGGTTCTCTTTGCAATCTTTGTTACCCGTGGTTTCCGCACGGCATTGCGTGCCCGCGATTCTTACGGAAAACTCGTTGCCTCTGGACTCTCCCTCACCATCGCTATTCAGGTATTCGTGGTGACCGCCGGTATCACAGCTCTGATGCCGATGACCGGTTTGACCACACCGTTTATGTCCCAAGGCGGTTCCAGCCTCATGGCTAACTACATCCTCCTTGGGCTGATCCTGCGGATCTCTCATTCGGCGCACTCCGCACAGTCTGGTGCTGTGGGAGCTGCTACTCAGGATGGGTCTTCCGCTGGACGTAGGTCAGTTGTTAGCGAGGAGGCTCAACGATGA
- a CDS encoding PP2C family protein-serine/threonine phosphatase: MLRLNYAVASDRGLVRGNNEDSAYAGPHLIALADGMGGHAAGEVASQLMIKHLMPLDASPDDNDMLALLASGADDANRAIAQGVRDEPATNGMGTTLTAIMFNGTDLAMCHVGDSRGYRYRDGKLEQITVDDTYVQSLVDKGELSPEDVSTHPQRSMILKAYTGRPVEPTLTMLEARAGDRLLLCSDGLSDPVTHSTIETAITQGTPAEVARKLVDLALRSGGPDNVTVVVADIVEGPSDDQDLPVVPMTAGALNGEQPEDPRPDTSAGRAAMAIAARQPQTIPARDAHAPTAHQTDAAAPNEAPTNGEKKSGRGKFWAAIIALLVIGAVIAGGWWAKTTIDNNYYVTTANEEGLENAIVIERGVNLDLFGKPLHSTYQYACLNSSGDLTLIPADSHDACQRFRLKDLTESARSSVASLPEGNYNDVQQQVQQLAKQLLPVCITREAVVKPEEKKPEDQVPDGTPPNAEANPAAPQEQQGAVPSTMPEPGDLSTPGVTCREVK; this comes from the coding sequence ATGCTCAGACTTAATTATGCGGTGGCCTCCGACCGAGGCCTCGTACGAGGTAACAACGAGGACTCGGCGTATGCGGGTCCTCACCTCATTGCGCTTGCCGACGGCATGGGCGGCCACGCAGCCGGCGAGGTGGCATCGCAGCTGATGATCAAGCACCTCATGCCACTCGACGCCAGCCCCGACGACAACGATATGCTCGCGCTGCTTGCATCGGGCGCCGACGACGCTAACCGGGCGATCGCACAAGGTGTGCGGGATGAACCGGCCACCAACGGCATGGGCACCACGCTCACCGCGATCATGTTCAACGGGACCGACCTGGCAATGTGCCACGTCGGCGACTCGCGCGGCTACCGCTATCGCGACGGCAAGCTTGAGCAGATCACTGTGGATGACACGTATGTGCAGTCTCTCGTGGACAAAGGCGAACTCTCCCCCGAGGACGTCTCCACGCACCCACAGCGTTCCATGATCCTCAAGGCCTACACGGGCCGTCCCGTCGAACCCACGCTCACCATGCTGGAGGCGCGCGCCGGCGACCGCCTCTTGCTGTGCTCCGACGGCCTCTCCGATCCGGTCACTCACTCGACCATAGAAACCGCCATTACCCAGGGAACACCCGCTGAAGTCGCACGCAAGCTCGTGGACCTAGCGCTGCGTTCCGGCGGCCCGGATAACGTCACCGTGGTGGTTGCAGACATTGTGGAAGGTCCCAGCGACGACCAAGACCTTCCCGTGGTTCCTATGACGGCAGGGGCTTTGAATGGAGAACAGCCAGAAGACCCCCGACCGGATACGTCCGCGGGGCGGGCTGCCATGGCAATCGCGGCACGCCAACCTCAAACCATCCCGGCGCGCGATGCACACGCGCCTACCGCGCATCAGACCGATGCCGCAGCCCCTAACGAGGCGCCCACCAATGGCGAAAAGAAAAGCGGGCGCGGTAAATTTTGGGCCGCTATCATCGCACTTCTTGTGATTGGCGCAGTTATAGCCGGTGGCTGGTGGGCAAAGACCACGATAGATAACAACTATTACGTGACCACGGCTAATGAAGAGGGTCTAGAAAACGCCATCGTGATTGAACGAGGCGTCAATCTTGATCTCTTTGGCAAACCATTACATTCCACCTACCAATACGCCTGTCTCAATTCCAGCGGCGATCTCACCCTCATCCCCGCAGATTCTCATGACGCCTGCCAGCGCTTCCGGCTCAAAGATCTCACCGAGTCCGCGCGCAGTTCCGTCGCTAGCCTGCCGGAGGGTAACTACAACGATGTGCAACAACAAGTGCAACAGCTAGCAAAACAGCTGTTGCCTGTGTGCATCACCCGCGAGGCAGTAGTTAAACCGGAGGAGAAAAAACCCGAAGACCAGGTCCCTGATGGCACGCCTCCGAACGCGGAGGCCAATCCTGCTGCTCCCCAGGAGCAACAGGGGGCAGTGCCAAGCACAATGCCAGAGCCGGGCGATCTCTCCACTCCCGGAGTGACCTGTAGAGAGGTGAAGTAG
- a CDS encoding FHA domain-containing protein, whose translation MESVIVFSLRIALLVLLWLLILLALWIQRKDAKVASQSSGAPVAAPAIPGAVSVGKPTKRGGTPRQIVIVEGPLMGSRLDLGSLDEITLGRAKECTFVVGDDYASARHARLIKRGNEWFAEDLDSRNGTFVGGYRIDQPEKISTGSDIKIGRTTVRLVA comes from the coding sequence GTGGAATCCGTTATTGTTTTCAGCTTGCGCATCGCTCTACTGGTGCTCTTATGGCTGCTGATCCTGCTTGCGCTGTGGATCCAACGTAAAGACGCCAAGGTGGCCTCGCAGTCGAGTGGTGCCCCCGTAGCTGCGCCCGCTATTCCTGGCGCGGTGAGCGTCGGCAAGCCTACAAAGCGAGGTGGCACGCCGCGACAGATCGTGATCGTTGAGGGACCGCTGATGGGCTCGCGCCTGGATTTGGGTTCGCTGGATGAAATTACGTTGGGCCGGGCCAAGGAGTGCACGTTTGTTGTGGGCGACGATTATGCGTCGGCACGCCATGCCCGTTTGATCAAGCGCGGCAACGAGTGGTTTGCGGAGGACTTGGATTCCCGCAACGGCACATTTGTGGGCGGTTATCGCATTGACCAACCGGAGAAGATTAGCACTGGTAGTGACATTAAAATCGGGCGTACAACGGTGAGGTTGGTTGCTTAA
- a CDS encoding DUF3662 and FHA domain-containing protein codes for MSLMDKVARLDSAMQRGLDNGFAFVFGGKVVPAEIEELLKQEAEDNLVRTYEGDVEAPNVFHIGVSPKDLANLSQRYPSLADDFADQMSRYTRNKGWTCVGPVVVTIAVESGLRTGQLRAFSSVDPTPTGYSGFQGVDSYAAPDSVDADDIEEADNTDSEESQWDSYSYPDDESEDVVQHYQSPQFPQEPRTEYLTAQAPEAIHTEVPVPPAAPATPTVSLLLQDGSSRTYLVHEGSNIIGRSNDADFRLPDTGVSRQHAEITWNGHDAILTDLQSTNGTTVNDTPIDNWLLEDGDVITVGHSHIEVRIVHPTYY; via the coding sequence ATGTCTTTGATGGACAAGGTGGCCAGGCTGGATAGCGCTATGCAGCGTGGCTTGGACAATGGCTTCGCCTTCGTCTTTGGCGGCAAGGTGGTTCCTGCGGAGATCGAGGAGCTGCTCAAGCAGGAGGCCGAGGACAATCTAGTCCGTACGTATGAGGGTGACGTCGAGGCGCCCAATGTTTTTCACATTGGTGTAAGCCCCAAGGATCTGGCTAATCTTTCGCAGCGTTATCCTTCGCTGGCTGATGATTTCGCAGATCAGATGAGCCGTTACACCCGTAATAAAGGCTGGACGTGCGTGGGCCCTGTTGTGGTAACCATTGCCGTTGAGTCAGGTTTACGGACAGGCCAATTACGTGCCTTTTCAAGTGTTGATCCAACTCCCACGGGTTATAGCGGCTTCCAAGGAGTTGATTCTTATGCCGCGCCCGATTCCGTTGATGCAGACGATATAGAGGAAGCAGATAATACGGACTCCGAGGAATCGCAGTGGGATTCCTATTCTTACCCGGACGATGAAAGCGAGGACGTCGTGCAGCACTATCAGTCGCCGCAGTTCCCCCAGGAGCCCCGCACCGAGTACCTTACGGCGCAGGCCCCCGAGGCTATCCATACGGAGGTTCCAGTTCCTCCGGCAGCACCGGCTACTCCAACGGTGAGCTTGTTGTTGCAGGATGGTTCCTCTCGGACCTACTTAGTCCATGAGGGGTCCAACATTATTGGCCGTAGCAACGACGCTGATTTCCGTCTTCCTGATACCGGTGTCTCCCGACAGCACGCAGAGATTACGTGGAATGGGCACGATGCCATCCTTACGGATCTACAGTCCACAAACGGCACGACTGTCAACGACACTCCCATTGACAATTGGTTGTTGGAAGACGGCGACGTGATCACCGTAGGACATTCCCACATTGAAGTCCGTATTGTTCATCCCACGTACTATTAA
- a CDS encoding AAA family ATPase, whose product MSGKQIAAMVRSHAQNDGTRLYNLALQAAAREAKQGHTRIAQEIKDAVEIAKQSNVQNVVRLPNALDDFYDIVDTRQPDNKLSQMVLSSAIRDGLARVLSEQRQRDLLEAHGLKPAHKLLFVGPPGTGKTLTAATIAGELRIPLFNVRIDGLLGKHLGDTSNNLRTVFDAMAVVRGVYFFDEFDALAADRAGNDIGEARRILNSLLTMVEEAPSSAIVVAATNHEQLLDQAVSRRFDSVIHYEIPDREQVIEVIYNRLFGRINKEDLYALLSELEGKSQAEIVRIAEHAAKTAVLAGKQAVTESDMRDAIQALHGRT is encoded by the coding sequence GTGTCTGGAAAACAGATAGCAGCAATGGTGAGAAGCCATGCGCAAAATGATGGTACCCGTCTTTACAACCTAGCTCTCCAAGCTGCTGCGCGAGAAGCAAAACAGGGGCATACTCGCATTGCACAAGAGATTAAAGACGCTGTTGAAATCGCTAAGCAGAGCAATGTTCAAAATGTAGTCAGGCTGCCGAATGCGTTAGATGATTTTTATGACATCGTTGACACTCGACAGCCTGACAATAAACTAAGTCAGATGGTTCTTTCTTCGGCAATTCGCGACGGATTGGCTCGCGTGTTATCCGAGCAGAGGCAACGCGATTTACTTGAAGCACATGGATTGAAACCTGCACACAAGCTCTTGTTCGTAGGTCCTCCAGGTACCGGAAAAACCCTTACTGCAGCGACTATTGCTGGTGAACTTCGAATTCCCCTTTTTAACGTCAGAATCGATGGGTTGTTGGGCAAGCATCTAGGTGACACTTCAAACAATCTTCGTACTGTGTTTGATGCGATGGCAGTAGTTCGGGGAGTGTATTTTTTTGATGAATTTGATGCTTTGGCTGCTGACAGGGCAGGAAATGATATCGGAGAGGCCCGACGAATTCTTAATAGTCTGTTGACTATGGTTGAGGAAGCTCCCTCGTCAGCGATCGTCGTTGCGGCAACCAATCATGAGCAGTTACTAGACCAGGCGGTGTCTCGTCGTTTTGATTCAGTGATCCACTACGAAATTCCTGATCGAGAGCAGGTTATTGAGGTAATCTACAATCGATTATTTGGAAGAATCAACAAAGAGGACCTGTACGCCTTACTTTCGGAGCTTGAGGGGAAAAGCCAGGCCGAAATAGTGCGCATTGCGGAACATGCAGCTAAGACTGCAGTCCTCGCCGGAAAACAGGCAGTCACAGAAAGTGACATGAGGGATGCTATTCAAGCCTTACACGGAAGGACCTAG
- a CDS encoding S8 family peptidase: MSKIPRLPHFDVQGISKIHPKHVNSARTKTRPEGERTRPDVLKAQLMALSTEFEQRRLSYSPIDNESVAGAGRIVVLVNKSASQCPLPVEKFRTVNRRKSSGEVSILREVVSQTLDRETDTEQIVLWIAESGFDEFTKHFGQYIESWEQHLSLTDALDQKVKLQAHYSSVDTIRAANLEDLWTGGDLPRLKSRVWLEMWFLVAAPEDLPKVETQMRNLCQRFSIELRDRMIHFRHRLVAWVHTSIEDLQPLLHFGLPFAEIRRARFFESSADLNPAEQGEYINDARERLIEAAPEAPVVTLLDSGVNRGHELLRDSLDNDSIYTIYESGTKEDIYENEGHGTLIAGLVLFGDKFEEFLESTRTIALSHRLESVRMLPTECEARDSMRDYGTAQTDAVALPEIDFPNRQRVFCLTLTDLDEEKTLGQPSLWSTTLDALAFGSDVSTGEDDSVSLLTSPEEATPRLFIVAAGNVRGQQLSSRTNYDESIFTIQDPGQTWNGLTVGAFTDLDSQPLDPDFEDWQVIADAGEISPFSRTSVQFEGQWPIKPDICMEGGNVLVSPSGTDFHDKYSGLSLCSTSKTGRIGLANATSAATGQASRLAAMIAAQYPQYWPETIRGLLVHRAEWTGAMNAELRQGSLSKEQKVRLLRKFGWGCPTEERVLYDDLSNPLMIIQGAMFPYDGDSKKA; this comes from the coding sequence GTGTCGAAGATTCCGAGGCTTCCTCACTTTGACGTACAGGGAATTAGTAAAATCCACCCTAAACATGTCAATTCTGCGAGGACAAAGACTCGGCCTGAAGGCGAGCGGACAAGGCCTGATGTTCTTAAAGCTCAGCTTATGGCGTTATCTACAGAGTTTGAACAACGTAGGTTGAGCTACTCACCAATAGATAATGAGTCGGTTGCTGGTGCAGGTAGAATAGTTGTTTTGGTAAACAAGTCTGCTTCTCAATGTCCGCTACCGGTAGAAAAATTCCGAACGGTAAATCGGAGAAAATCGTCTGGGGAAGTAAGCATATTACGAGAGGTTGTTTCGCAAACCCTTGACCGTGAGACAGACACTGAACAGATTGTGCTTTGGATTGCTGAATCTGGATTTGATGAATTCACAAAACATTTTGGCCAGTATATCGAGTCGTGGGAACAACACCTTTCTTTAACTGACGCCTTGGACCAGAAGGTTAAGCTTCAGGCGCATTACAGTTCAGTAGATACTATACGGGCAGCTAATCTCGAAGATCTCTGGACTGGAGGGGATCTACCAAGACTGAAATCTCGTGTGTGGCTTGAAATGTGGTTTTTGGTTGCAGCTCCAGAGGATTTGCCGAAAGTAGAGACTCAAATGCGGAATTTGTGCCAACGCTTTAGCATTGAACTCCGGGACCGGATGATTCATTTTAGACATCGTTTGGTCGCATGGGTGCACACGTCGATTGAAGATTTGCAGCCCTTACTTCACTTCGGACTTCCCTTTGCTGAAATCCGGAGAGCACGTTTCTTTGAATCAAGCGCCGATTTAAATCCTGCTGAGCAAGGAGAGTACATTAACGACGCTCGAGAACGACTAATTGAAGCTGCCCCTGAAGCGCCCGTAGTAACGCTTTTGGATTCGGGCGTAAATCGCGGTCATGAATTATTGCGTGATTCGTTGGACAATGATTCGATCTATACGATTTATGAATCTGGTACAAAAGAAGATATTTATGAAAATGAAGGTCACGGAACTTTAATAGCTGGATTAGTACTTTTTGGAGACAAGTTTGAAGAATTTCTAGAATCCACGCGGACGATTGCATTGAGCCACAGATTAGAGTCAGTTCGAATGCTTCCAACTGAGTGCGAGGCAAGAGACTCAATGCGGGACTATGGAACCGCGCAGACCGATGCAGTAGCTTTGCCGGAGATTGATTTTCCGAACCGTCAACGGGTATTTTGCCTTACTCTGACCGATCTGGATGAAGAAAAAACACTTGGACAACCCAGTCTGTGGTCGACGACGTTAGATGCGCTAGCTTTTGGGTCTGATGTGTCGACTGGTGAAGATGATTCGGTCAGTCTTCTGACTAGTCCTGAGGAAGCGACTCCCCGTCTATTCATAGTTGCAGCGGGTAATGTCCGAGGGCAACAACTGAGTTCGCGTACCAACTATGATGAATCAATATTCACTATTCAAGATCCGGGTCAAACCTGGAACGGACTTACAGTTGGTGCGTTTACGGACTTAGATTCGCAACCACTGGATCCAGATTTCGAGGATTGGCAAGTAATTGCTGATGCTGGTGAAATTTCTCCCTTTAGTCGAACTTCTGTTCAATTTGAAGGGCAGTGGCCTATAAAACCAGATATCTGCATGGAGGGAGGAAATGTTCTTGTAAGCCCAAGTGGTACCGATTTTCATGACAAGTACTCTGGCTTAAGTCTTTGTTCCACTTCAAAGACAGGAAGAATAGGACTTGCTAACGCAACTAGTGCCGCTACCGGTCAAGCATCACGACTGGCAGCGATGATCGCAGCCCAATATCCGCAATATTGGCCGGAGACAATCCGTGGTTTGCTTGTTCATCGTGCAGAGTGGACTGGTGCAATGAACGCTGAACTGCGCCAAGGTAGTTTGTCTAAGGAACAAAAGGTTCGCCTTCTGCGTAAATTTGGCTGGGGTTGCCCTACTGAAGAACGAGTGCTCTACGACGATTTGTCTAATCCGTTGATGATAATTCAGGGTGCGATGTTTCCTTACGACGGAGACAGCAAAAAAGCATGA
- a CDS encoding CPBP family intramembrane glutamic endopeptidase translates to MSQAQTRYAGISPAPHAVHALWAIALLIGIVAGAAAGGFSAGFAAKRIQAPVADFIVVGGMLGALLLGIAIFYLGFIRRCNWGRRELGFIPPTRSLWHLTWWFPLTVMIGGINAAIIGTSLGLSPKEAGGTATGFHLGPIAAIVLLAGTILIVPFFEEVIFRRILLDWLTTKIPIQLASLLVVLAFTLIHISPAIMVYVVFLGISLVLARLWFSTMWAPFIIHAANNALVTIIALSV, encoded by the coding sequence ATGAGCCAAGCCCAAACCCGATACGCAGGAATCTCGCCAGCTCCTCACGCAGTGCATGCGTTATGGGCAATAGCCCTGCTAATCGGCATCGTGGCAGGTGCTGCAGCCGGAGGATTTTCCGCCGGTTTTGCGGCTAAGCGCATCCAGGCGCCGGTAGCCGACTTTATTGTTGTCGGCGGCATGCTCGGGGCATTGTTGCTAGGGATTGCGATCTTCTACCTAGGCTTCATTCGACGATGCAACTGGGGACGACGAGAACTCGGATTTATACCTCCGACCAGATCGCTCTGGCATCTTACGTGGTGGTTCCCTTTGACCGTCATGATCGGCGGCATCAACGCAGCGATCATCGGAACGTCACTAGGACTATCACCCAAAGAAGCTGGCGGCACCGCAACGGGGTTCCACCTTGGCCCCATTGCCGCCATCGTCTTACTCGCAGGAACCATCCTCATTGTCCCCTTCTTTGAAGAAGTAATCTTCCGACGCATCCTCCTCGACTGGCTAACCACTAAAATTCCGATACAGCTTGCGTCCCTTCTCGTAGTGCTGGCATTCACTCTGATCCACATCTCACCAGCGATCATGGTGTACGTAGTCTTCTTAGGGATCTCGCTGGTGCTCGCCAGACTGTGGTTTTCTACGATGTGGGCACCGTTTATCATCCACGCAGCCAACAATGCCCTGGTGACGATCATTGCGCTAAGCGTGTGA
- a CDS encoding sulfurtransferase has protein sequence MYPLVTAEWLNQHLGRTDVVILDASISLAPTPVSHSEYIPGAKIMDIDGAFSDLTSGVPHTMISEAECERQLRALGVNDDSIVIIYDNQGIYSAPRGWWMLKSMGLPNVAVLDGGLPTWQAHGLPTWQAHGFPTEAHPSAPAEPGTVTTRFQPDYFVTAQHVLSLLDDAPTAVIDARSHERFLGLAPEPRKGLRPGHMPGAINIPFTTVQNNNLMLPPQQLREVFSEALGNKQRIITSCGSGVTACVITLAATLAGYEELAVYDGSWSEWGRPGDLPVTA, from the coding sequence ATGTACCCCCTTGTCACCGCAGAATGGCTCAACCAGCATCTAGGACGCACAGATGTAGTGATCCTCGATGCCAGCATCAGCCTCGCCCCTACTCCCGTCTCCCACTCCGAGTACATACCCGGGGCAAAGATTATGGACATCGACGGCGCATTTTCCGACCTCACCAGCGGTGTGCCGCACACCATGATTTCAGAAGCGGAGTGCGAACGGCAGCTGCGGGCGCTGGGGGTCAACGATGATTCCATCGTCATCATCTACGACAACCAAGGCATCTATTCCGCACCCCGCGGCTGGTGGATGCTGAAGTCCATGGGGCTGCCCAATGTCGCAGTACTCGACGGCGGACTCCCCACCTGGCAAGCACACGGACTCCCCACCTGGCAAGCACACGGATTCCCCACAGAGGCGCACCCCAGTGCCCCGGCCGAACCCGGAACAGTGACCACGCGCTTTCAACCGGACTACTTTGTCACGGCACAACACGTGCTTTCCTTGCTTGACGACGCCCCCACCGCCGTCATCGACGCACGCTCCCACGAACGATTCCTCGGGCTTGCACCCGAACCGCGCAAAGGGCTCCGCCCCGGACACATGCCCGGCGCCATCAACATCCCTTTTACGACTGTCCAAAACAACAACCTGATGCTTCCCCCACAGCAGCTTCGCGAGGTCTTCTCCGAAGCCTTGGGCAACAAACAAAGAATCATCACGTCCTGCGGATCAGGCGTCACCGCTTGCGTCATCACCCTCGCCGCCACGCTCGCCGGATACGAGGAACTCGCAGTATACGACGGCTCATGGAGCGAATGGGGACGCCCCGGCGACCTGCCCGTAACAGCGTAA